TCAAAAATAAGCGAAAGGACTGCTGAACGCTTACGTTTTTATTTCTTACTCAAACACAATTCACAGCGTTGAATATAGATCTGACATGCCCGATCTTCTGGCAATTGAAGGGCGCATTCCCTGAAGATGTTCAACGCCTCTTCAAAGTTGTTCAAATAATATAGAGAAACCGCGGTTTCAAAAGGCTTAATGATCTTCTGTTTGCTGATACGAATCAGTTCAGGATCGCCATCAAAGACTTCCCAGAGTGTGACAGGTTCTGATTTTCCTTTGACATTCACTCGATCAATCACCCGCAAACAATAGTCACCGGGATTTTTTAACCGATAGAAGGTGTATTCACTGATCAAAAGCGAAATTCCATACTGTTTTGTTAAACTTTCAACCCTTGACGCCAGATTCACCGCATCACTGATGACAGTGCTTTCCATGTGTCCATGCTCTCCGATAATCCCCAGCATCAAATCCCCGGAGTTGAGTCCAATCCCGATCTGGATGGGACTGCGACTGGTTTGAATACGCATCGTGTTATAGTCATGCAAGGCCTTCAGCATCCCGATTGCGGCGCTTAAAGCAGAATCAGCGTCTTCGCCAAACAGTGCCATGATGGCATCACCAATGTATTTGTCGATGAATCCGCCGTGCTGTCGGATCACCGGCCCCATCACCTGTAGGTAGGAATTGATGAACCGAAAATTATCACGAGGTTCCATGGTTTCTGAAATAGTCGTGAATCCCCTGATATCTGAAAACAGGATCGTCATATCCCGTTGTACGCCATCACCAAGATTCACTTCTGTGATACTCGATTTGTTGAGATATTTCACAAAATCGTGCGGAACAAATTTTCTGAAAATATCACTCATACGCACAAGGCGTTGGGATTCTTCCAACTGAAGCTGTAAGGCCATTTCCCGTTCTTCTTTGAGAATGCGCATACGATGTGCCAACCCTACAGAGAGAATCAGCACTTCGAGAAACGCGCCCATATAAATGCCGTATTCTGTAAAAAAACTGGTTTTTACCCACCCGACGTAGCGCAAGATAAAGGGTGGGGTACTCGCCAGCAAAGTGATCCACGCTATGACAAAATATTTTGACGCGATTCCACTTTCAGGCTGTCTCAGACAATGAACTCCGGCACTCAATAAAAAATAGGCTCCTGTGGGAATCACGACCATAAGCAATATTAAGGATTCCCGGTAGGATGTGAACCATAAGGTAACCATCCCTCCCAGACATAAAATGATCATTGTTTGGATAACTTTATCCCATTTAGGCGCATACCTGGCTGTTTCCAGAAAATGTTTGCTGAAAAGGAGGACAAACATGCAGGTCAAAATAGTTATTTCAAGGAATATCCGATGGGTATAATAGAGGTTGTTCCAGATCAGAAGTTCACTAAAAAAACCGTTCAACAGAGTGCTTTCCGTCAGCAGAAACACAAGATACAGCACATAAAACAAATAAGTTTTGTCTCGTATGGCAAAAAACATAAAAAAATTGAACACCCCAATGATAAGCAAACTTCCAAAGTAGAATCCCCACAGCATTTGTGAATGCCGATCTGTTTCAATAAAATGGATGGGTGACCATAATTGAAAAAATAACAGGATAGGGTGTTCAGATTCAATTCTTACATAATACGTTTGATCGGACTTCGGCGGAACTTCAATGGAAAACAGGTTCAGACGGTGTTTAATGTCACGTTTGCTGAAGGGGTAGGCAAATCCGGATTTTTTTATATTCCAGGAACCATCTGTTTGAGGCAGATATAAGTGAATGCTGTCATGCTCTGTATTCATTTCCCACAGCAGACTTTGGGTGAACCCTGTCGGATTTTGAAGCTGGACCCGAATCCATAAGGCGTTATCCATAAAACCAAAACTTGGCACATCGTCATGGTTTGCCTGGAATTGTTTCTGATGTTCTTCTGCAAGAATATCGTTCAAGGTCCAATGGAGTGGAGATTCCATAACCTCCAGAAAGGGTCCCAAAACATACTTTTGCTGATCCTGTCCAAGAACCAGAGGTGCGCTCCAAACTTCAATGCTTGAGCAAAAAAAAGAGAGGAATCCCAAGAAATAGGCCAGATTCCATAAACAGAAGGGATGTTTCTGATAAAGTTTCATAATGATCTGCTGTGCTTATTCATTTTATTGGTAAGGAATACTCAAAAAATAACTTCCATAACTTTTCAAAAGACATTTCCTGCCGGGCATGCGTAGAGACGTGCTATAGCGCGTCTCTACAGACCCGGGCAAGGGGGTGTGTTAAAAAACTTTGGGCGGTTATTCTTTTGTCGTTCCTAAAATAACGTGAGTTCGGGATAAGAATTATCCTGAAATAGACATCCCCCTAACCCCCTTCCAATGGGGAATTATGAAGCAATCCACCGAGAGAATCCCGCTTTGAGGGGGCTTGGGGGGTGTCAATGCGGATTGAATCCGCTTTAGTTTCTTATCCCGAACTTACGTTAAAATAGGAGCAAGATTCGAAATCTGGCGATTTTTTAATTTTTGTCGGTAATGGTTGGGCGATAAACCCGTGTAGCGTTTGAATAGTTTACGAAAGAATCCGATATTTTCATAGCCGAGAGCATACCCGATTTCCTCAATACTTTTTTGAAAGTTTTCCAGTTCTTTTTTTGCGGCATCGACCCTCAATCGTTGAAGATAGACAACAAGCGAATCACCCGTGGCTTTTTTGAAACGCCTCTTGAAATTCCGGGTACTCATTGCCGCACGATTTGCCACTTCCTCCAACGTGATAATGTTCGCGTAATGAACTTCCAACCACTCCTGAACCGCTAGAATTTCCTGATCTTTGTGAGACTTTTGGGCACGAAAAATCACATACGGGTTTTGGGACGTTCTGTCGAGATCCAGCACAAAAGTTTTGGCACAGGACGCGGCTGTTTCATAACCGCAAAATTTTTCAATCAGATAAAAAGCCAGATCAAAACACGCGTAGTTTCCTCCGGAACAAAAAAGTCTGCCGGCATCCGTCATGATTCTTTCCGGGTGGAGTCTGACCTGTGGATACCTTTCCTGAAATTGTTGCGCACAGGCCCAGTGGGTTGTCGCGTCTTTACCATCCAACAATCCTGTTTCAGCCAGAATAAAACTTCCGGTACACAAGCCGGCAATGCTGGCACCTTTTTCAAAATGCTCATGCAACCATGGCAGGACATATTGGGAGACTTGAGAATCTCGCCGTAAATGCAATCCCATGCTGGGTATGAAAATTAAATCTGTATCAGAAATTTCCCCCAAAGAACAATGAGGAATAATGGGCATCCGGTTGATACATTTGACGGGTTGACCATCCAGGGAAACAATTTTCACATCAAATGCGGATTTTTGCATGAACTGTTGTGGCAGGTTCCAGTCAATTCCAGTAGCACACAGAACATCCATGAGTCCGGTAATGCATGAAGACAGCGAATAAGGTAACGCCAGAATTGTCGCTTGGTACATGAAGCCTCGAGAAATATGGAATTGTTGCTCAATTCGCTAACTTGTCAGTGTCCCATAGCGGCTTGAACGTTCATGAAAATTCAAATCACCCAACCAGAACTGAAAAATCGAGACGGCGGCAATAGCCGCGGTTTCAGCTCTTAAAATTCGTGGTCCCAATGGAATCGGCTGAACATGGAACTGCTCTGCCAGTACGTATTCCTCAGGATGAAAACCACCTTCGGGTCCAACAAAAATTCGATGAGGCGTGGAATGCAGACTCTCAATTGAAAGGGATTGTGGCTTCCAGAGAGGAACATCTGGTTTGAGAATCCATGTCTGTGCCTGGCCCAATCCGGTGTTCAAGGCATT
This portion of the SAR324 cluster bacterium genome encodes:
- a CDS encoding helix-turn-helix domain-containing protein; the protein is MYQATILALPYSLSSCITGLMDVLCATGIDWNLPQQFMQKSAFDVKIVSLDGQPVKCINRMPIIPHCSLGEISDTDLIFIPSMGLHLRRDSQVSQYVLPWLHEHFEKGASIAGLCTGSFILAETGLLDGKDATTHWACAQQFQERYPQVRLHPERIMTDAGRLFCSGGNYACFDLAFYLIEKFCGYETAASCAKTFVLDLDRTSQNPYVIFRAQKSHKDQEILAVQEWLEVHYANIITLEEVANRAAMSTRNFKRRFKKATGDSLVVYLQRLRVDAAKKELENFQKSIEEIGYALGYENIGFFRKLFKRYTGLSPNHYRQKLKNRQISNLAPILT